Proteins encoded by one window of Anaeromyxobacter diazotrophicus:
- the rpoB gene encoding DNA-directed RNA polymerase subunit beta — protein MALTVQNNFRVRRNFGKINKIAEIPNLIAIQKSSYDKFLQADVPPEKRDDTGLQGVFKSVFPIKDFNETSSLEFVSYHLEKPKYDVDECHQRGMTFSAPIKVVVRLVVWDKDEETGAQSIRDVKEQEVYFGEIPLMTDNGTFIINGTERVVVSQLHRSPGAFFDHDKGKSHSSGKILFNARIIPYRGSWIDFEFDHKDILYVRIDRRRKLPATVLLRALGAVPDTAKKDPVDFRGTAEEILKYYYDTEIIRIEGKGKYEKDLNPELLKGQRATRDIKDPKTGEVIVKKNRKYTEGAIKKLVAAKLKSLPIEAEEVHTKISAEDVVDEATGEVLLEVNEEVTEEKVEELRKRDIKELRVLFIDNLNVLPSLRDTLMQDKISTPEEAIMEIYKRLRPGDPPTPETATNLFVNLFFNAERYDLSKVGRLKLNYKFGIDEPLDNQVLTKRDVLEVVRFLIDLKNGKPNKDIDDIDHLGNRRVRAVGELLENQYRIGLVRMERAIKERMSLQEIETLMPHDLINAKPVTAVIKEFFGSSQLSQFMDQTNPLSEVTHKRRLSALGPGGLTRERAGFEVRDVHSTHYGRICPIETPEGPNIGLIASLSTYARVNEYGFVETPYRKVEKGRVTDEVKFYSALEEEQHIIAQANAPVDKKGNFTGAQVSCRKHGEYVQAKPEDVDLMDVSPNQLVSVAASLVPFLENDDANRALMGSNMQRQAVPLLRTDAPLVGTGIEAIVARDSGVTVVAKRDGVVQSVDAARIVVKADVATSTTDVANEVDIYNLIKYQRSNQNTCINQKPIVKPGERVKKGDVIGDGPATEMGELALGQNVVVAFMPWQGYNFEDSILLSERLLKEDVYTSIHIEEFECIARDTKLGKEEITRDIPNVGEEALKDLDESGIIRIGAEVKPGDILVGKITPKGETQLSPEEKLLRAIFGEKAGDVRDSSLRVPPGVSGTVINAKVFSRKGVDKDERAKAIEEMEEAKLLKDQNDEIRIIQDSAYGKIRRLLVGKEVSARLVDDQGNQLLKKGDVLSDELLDAIPQRYWGEIAAPSEVQDKVRKVVQNFEEQRELIKLLFGEKIGRLKKGDELPPGVIKMVKVYVAIKRKLAVGDKMAGRHGNKGVVSRVLPEEDLPYLEDGTPVDIVLNPLGVPSRMNVGQILETHLGWAALNVGKRIQEMIEKKFGPEQIRKGLKKVFPGDDVRTEKIAQLIDEVPDKELPRLAEKFMRGAHVATPVFDGAQEDEITGLLSTGGCTMQSVLFDGRTGEPFDADVTVGVMYMLKLHHLVDEKIHARSIGPYSLVTQQPLGGKAQFGGQRLGEMEVWAMEAYGAAYSLQEFLTVKSDDVVGRTRMYEAIVKGENTLESGLPESFNVLIKEMQSLALDVELLESPEAQRERELQEASATAGDPLAPRPEKKTA, from the coding sequence ATGGCGCTGACCGTGCAGAATAACTTTCGCGTTCGACGGAATTTCGGAAAGATCAACAAGATCGCGGAGATCCCCAACCTCATCGCGATCCAGAAGTCGAGCTACGACAAGTTCCTGCAGGCCGACGTCCCCCCCGAGAAGCGCGACGACACCGGGCTGCAGGGGGTCTTCAAGTCGGTCTTCCCGATCAAGGACTTCAACGAGACGAGCTCGCTCGAGTTCGTGAGCTACCACCTCGAGAAGCCCAAGTACGACGTCGACGAGTGCCACCAGCGCGGCATGACGTTCTCCGCGCCGATCAAGGTGGTCGTGCGCCTGGTCGTCTGGGACAAGGACGAGGAGACCGGCGCGCAGTCCATCCGCGACGTCAAGGAGCAGGAGGTCTACTTCGGCGAGATCCCGCTCATGACGGACAACGGGACCTTCATCATCAACGGGACCGAGCGCGTCGTGGTGAGCCAGCTGCACCGCTCCCCGGGCGCCTTCTTCGACCACGACAAGGGCAAGAGCCACTCGTCGGGCAAGATCCTGTTCAACGCCCGCATCATCCCGTACCGCGGCTCGTGGATCGACTTCGAGTTCGACCACAAGGACATCCTCTACGTGCGCATCGACCGGCGCCGCAAGCTGCCCGCGACGGTGCTGCTGCGCGCGCTCGGCGCGGTGCCCGACACGGCCAAGAAGGACCCGGTCGACTTCCGCGGCACGGCCGAGGAGATCCTCAAGTACTACTACGACACCGAGATCATCCGGATCGAGGGGAAGGGGAAGTACGAGAAGGACCTCAACCCCGAGCTGCTCAAGGGCCAGCGCGCCACGCGCGACATCAAGGACCCGAAGACCGGCGAGGTGATCGTCAAGAAGAACCGGAAGTACACCGAGGGCGCGATCAAGAAGCTGGTCGCCGCCAAGCTGAAGTCGCTGCCCATCGAGGCGGAGGAGGTCCACACCAAGATCTCCGCCGAGGACGTGGTCGACGAGGCGACCGGCGAGGTGCTGCTCGAGGTGAACGAGGAGGTCACCGAGGAGAAGGTCGAGGAGCTGCGCAAGCGCGACATCAAGGAGCTGCGCGTCCTCTTCATCGACAACCTCAACGTCCTCCCGTCGCTCCGCGACACGCTCATGCAGGACAAGATCTCCACGCCCGAGGAGGCGATCATGGAGATCTACAAGCGCCTCCGCCCGGGTGATCCGCCGACCCCGGAGACGGCGACGAACCTGTTCGTCAACCTGTTCTTCAACGCCGAGCGGTACGACCTGTCGAAGGTCGGCCGGCTCAAGCTCAACTACAAGTTCGGGATCGACGAGCCGCTCGACAACCAGGTGCTGACGAAGCGCGACGTGCTCGAGGTGGTGCGCTTCCTCATCGACCTCAAGAACGGCAAGCCCAACAAGGACATCGACGACATCGACCACCTCGGCAACCGCCGCGTCCGCGCGGTGGGCGAGCTGCTCGAGAACCAGTACCGCATCGGTCTCGTCCGCATGGAGCGCGCGATCAAGGAGCGCATGAGCCTCCAGGAGATCGAGACGCTCATGCCGCACGATCTCATCAACGCGAAGCCGGTGACGGCCGTCATCAAGGAGTTCTTCGGCTCGTCGCAGCTCTCGCAGTTCATGGATCAGACGAACCCGCTCTCCGAGGTCACGCACAAGCGGCGCCTCTCCGCCCTCGGGCCGGGCGGCCTCACCCGCGAGCGCGCCGGCTTCGAGGTGCGCGACGTCCACTCCACGCACTACGGCCGCATCTGCCCCATCGAGACGCCGGAAGGCCCGAACATCGGCCTCATCGCGTCGCTCTCGACCTACGCGCGCGTCAACGAGTACGGCTTCGTCGAGACCCCCTACCGGAAGGTGGAGAAGGGCCGCGTCACCGACGAGGTGAAGTTCTACTCGGCGCTGGAGGAGGAGCAGCACATCATCGCGCAGGCCAACGCTCCGGTGGACAAGAAGGGCAACTTCACCGGCGCCCAGGTCTCCTGCCGCAAGCACGGTGAGTACGTGCAGGCGAAGCCGGAGGACGTGGACCTGATGGACGTGTCGCCGAACCAGCTCGTCTCGGTGGCCGCCTCGCTGGTGCCGTTCCTCGAGAACGACGACGCCAACCGCGCCCTCATGGGCTCGAACATGCAGCGCCAGGCGGTGCCGCTGCTCCGCACCGACGCGCCGCTGGTCGGCACCGGCATCGAGGCCATCGTCGCCCGCGACTCGGGCGTGACGGTGGTGGCGAAGCGCGACGGCGTGGTGCAGTCCGTCGACGCGGCCCGCATCGTGGTGAAGGCGGACGTGGCGACCTCGACCACCGACGTGGCCAACGAGGTCGACATCTACAACCTCATCAAGTACCAGCGCTCGAACCAGAACACCTGCATCAACCAGAAGCCCATCGTGAAGCCGGGCGAGCGGGTGAAGAAGGGCGACGTCATCGGCGACGGGCCGGCCACCGAGATGGGCGAGCTCGCGCTCGGCCAGAACGTGGTCGTCGCCTTCATGCCGTGGCAGGGCTACAACTTCGAGGACTCGATCCTGCTCTCGGAGCGCCTGCTCAAGGAGGACGTCTACACCTCGATCCACATCGAGGAGTTCGAGTGCATCGCGCGCGACACCAAGCTCGGCAAGGAGGAGATCACGCGCGACATCCCGAACGTCGGTGAGGAGGCCCTCAAGGACCTCGACGAGTCGGGCATCATCCGCATCGGCGCCGAGGTGAAGCCGGGCGACATCCTGGTCGGCAAGATCACGCCCAAGGGCGAGACCCAGCTCTCCCCCGAGGAGAAGCTGCTCCGCGCCATCTTCGGCGAGAAGGCCGGCGACGTCCGCGACAGCTCGCTGCGCGTGCCGCCGGGCGTCTCCGGCACCGTCATCAACGCCAAGGTCTTCAGCCGCAAGGGCGTCGACAAGGACGAGCGCGCCAAGGCCATCGAGGAGATGGAGGAGGCGAAGCTCCTCAAGGACCAGAACGACGAGATCCGCATCATCCAGGACTCGGCGTACGGCAAGATCCGCCGGCTGCTGGTGGGCAAGGAGGTCTCAGCCCGCCTGGTCGACGACCAGGGCAACCAGCTCCTCAAGAAGGGCGACGTCCTCTCGGACGAGCTGCTCGACGCCATCCCGCAGCGCTACTGGGGCGAGATCGCGGCGCCGTCCGAGGTGCAGGACAAGGTCCGCAAGGTGGTCCAGAACTTCGAGGAGCAGCGCGAGCTCATCAAGCTGCTGTTCGGGGAGAAGATCGGCCGCCTCAAGAAGGGCGACGAGCTGCCGCCGGGCGTCATCAAGATGGTGAAGGTGTACGTCGCCATCAAGCGCAAGCTGGCCGTCGGCGACAAGATGGCCGGCCGCCACGGCAACAAGGGCGTCGTCTCCCGCGTGCTGCCCGAGGAGGACCTGCCGTACCTCGAGGACGGCACCCCGGTCGACATCGTCCTCAACCCGCTGGGCGTGCCGTCGCGCATGAACGTGGGCCAGATCCTGGAGACGCACCTGGGCTGGGCCGCGCTCAACGTCGGCAAGCGCATCCAGGAGATGATCGAGAAGAAGTTCGGCCCCGAGCAGATCCGGAAGGGCCTGAAGAAGGTCTTCCCCGGCGACGACGTCCGCACCGAGAAGATCGCCCAGCTCATCGACGAGGTGCCGGACAAGGAGCTGCCGCGCCTGGCCGAGAAGTTCATGCGGGGCGCGCACGTGGCGACGCCGGTGTTCGACGGCGCCCAGGAGGACGAGATCACCGGGCTGCTCTCCACCGGCGGGTGCACCATGCAGTCGGTGCTCTTCGACGGGCGCACCGGCGAGCCGTTCGACGCCGACGTCACGGTGGGCGTCATGTACATGCTGAAGCTGCACCACCTCGTGGACGAGAAGATCCACGCCCGGAGCATCGGGCCGTACTCGCTCGTCACCCAGCAGCCGCTGGGCGGCAAGGCGCAGTTCGGCGGTCAGCGGCTCGGCGAGATGGAGGTGTGGGCCATGGAGGCGTACGGCGCCGCCTACTCGCTGCAGGAGTTCCTGACCGTGAAGTCCGACGACGTGGTCGGCCGCACCCGGATGTACGAGGCCATCGTCAAGGGCGAGAACACGCTGGAGTCGGGCCTGCCCGAGTCCTTCAACGTGCTCATCAAGGAGATGCAGAGCCTCGCGCTCGACGTGGAGCTGCTCGAGTCGCCCGAGGCGCAGCGCGAGCGCGAGCTCCAGGAGGCCTCCGCCACGGCGGGCGATCCGCTCGCCCCTCGGCCGGAGAAGAAGACGGCGTAA
- a CDS encoding FliH/SctL family protein, whose product MVEQEAARGERRPPGSRRIPAQLWDAAAEARRLREEAAAEAGRLLQAAREETERLRAAAAEAGREEGLARATELVARAALARERLLAGARAELADLALELARRIVTRAAALDPEVVIELAGRALEVARGHSALTVRAHPEDLAALRAAEPRLAGGAGGGRALAWAADPALARGEVRVETEAGAVDARLAPQLEALGRALRAEEDGW is encoded by the coding sequence ATGGTCGAGCAAGAGGCGGCGCGGGGGGAGCGGCGACCGCCCGGCAGCCGCCGCATCCCGGCGCAGCTCTGGGACGCGGCGGCGGAGGCGCGCCGCCTGCGCGAGGAGGCGGCCGCCGAGGCCGGGCGCCTGCTCCAGGCGGCGCGTGAGGAGACGGAGAGGCTGCGGGCCGCGGCCGCAGAGGCTGGGAGGGAGGAGGGCCTCGCGCGCGCCACCGAGCTCGTCGCCCGCGCCGCGCTCGCGCGCGAGCGGCTCCTGGCGGGCGCGCGGGCGGAGCTGGCGGACCTCGCGCTCGAGCTGGCCCGCCGGATCGTGACGCGCGCCGCGGCGCTCGACCCCGAGGTGGTGATCGAGCTGGCGGGCCGCGCGCTCGAGGTCGCGCGCGGCCACTCCGCCCTGACCGTGCGCGCTCACCCGGAGGACCTCGCCGCCCTCCGCGCGGCCGAGCCGCGGCTCGCCGGCGGCGCGGGCGGGGGGCGCGCCCTCGCCTGGGCCGCTGATCCGGCGCTCGCGCGCGGCGAGGTGCGGGTCGAGACCGAGGCGGGCGCGGTGGACGCCCGCCTCGCGCCGCAGCTCGAGGCGCTCGGCCGCGCGCTGCGGGCCGAGGAGGACGGCTGGTGA
- a CDS encoding FliI/YscN family ATPase, with translation MSPLGLRARLARAPERAPLAWSGRVVELTGLAVRAALGPVRRGELCLVARGCAPPLPAEVVGFRGEEAVLLPLGETRGLALGAAVTPTGRPLSFGAGRALLGRVLDGLGRPIDGGPAPVGLVPWAVERPAPPPLARRRVSAPLGLGVRALDALLTAGEGQRLGLFAGAGVGKSTLLGQIARGTAAEAVVVGLVGERGREVRDFVEGALGPEGLARSVVVAATSDAPALVRLQAAHVATALAEWFAEVEGRRVLLLLDSLTRYARAQREVGLAAGEPPARQGYPPSVFAALPRLLERAGQRARGTVTAVYTVLVAGGDLEEPIADEVRGILDGHVVLDRGLAARGRFPAVDVLQSVSRVMPQVVSARHGALAARARRLLAALDRQQDLLALGAYRAGSDPEADEALLRRGALEHLLAQEAAEVTTLAEAIAALEEALA, from the coding sequence GTGAGCCCGCTCGGCCTGCGCGCCCGCCTGGCGCGGGCGCCCGAGCGGGCGCCGCTCGCCTGGAGCGGGCGGGTGGTGGAGCTGACCGGCCTCGCGGTGCGCGCCGCCCTCGGCCCGGTCCGGCGGGGGGAGCTGTGCCTGGTCGCCCGCGGCTGCGCCCCGCCGCTGCCGGCGGAGGTGGTGGGCTTCCGCGGCGAGGAGGCGGTGCTCCTGCCGCTGGGCGAGACGCGCGGGCTGGCCCTCGGCGCGGCGGTCACGCCCACCGGGCGGCCGCTCTCCTTCGGCGCCGGGCGCGCGCTGCTGGGGCGGGTCCTCGACGGCCTCGGCCGGCCGATCGACGGGGGCCCCGCGCCGGTCGGGCTCGTCCCGTGGGCGGTGGAGCGCCCGGCGCCGCCCCCGCTCGCGCGCCGGCGGGTGTCGGCGCCGCTCGGGCTCGGCGTGCGCGCGCTCGACGCGCTCCTCACCGCCGGCGAGGGGCAGCGGCTCGGGCTGTTCGCCGGCGCCGGGGTCGGCAAGTCGACGCTGCTCGGGCAGATCGCGCGCGGCACGGCCGCGGAGGCGGTGGTGGTGGGGCTCGTCGGGGAGCGCGGCCGCGAGGTGCGGGACTTCGTGGAGGGGGCGCTCGGGCCGGAGGGGCTGGCGCGGAGCGTGGTGGTGGCGGCCACCAGCGACGCGCCGGCGCTGGTGCGCCTGCAGGCGGCGCACGTGGCCACCGCGCTGGCGGAGTGGTTCGCCGAGGTGGAGGGGCGGCGCGTGCTGCTGCTCCTCGACAGCCTCACCCGCTACGCGCGCGCGCAGCGGGAGGTCGGGCTGGCCGCGGGGGAGCCGCCGGCGCGCCAGGGCTACCCGCCGTCCGTGTTCGCGGCGCTGCCGCGGCTGCTCGAGCGCGCCGGGCAGCGCGCGCGGGGGACGGTGACGGCCGTCTACACGGTGCTGGTGGCGGGCGGGGATCTGGAGGAGCCCATCGCGGACGAGGTGCGCGGCATCCTCGACGGCCACGTGGTGCTCGATCGCGGCCTGGCCGCGCGCGGCCGGTTCCCGGCGGTGGACGTGCTGCAGAGCGTGTCGCGGGTCATGCCGCAGGTGGTGAGCGCGCGCCACGGGGCGCTGGCCGCGCGCGCGCGGCGGCTCCTCGCCGCGCTGGACCGGCAGCAGGATCTGCTCGCGCTCGGCGCCTACCGGGCCGGGAGCGATCCCGAGGCGGACGAGGCGCTCCTCCGCCGCGGGGCCCTGGAGCACCTCCTGGCGCAGGAGGCGGCGGAGGTGACGACGCTGGCGGAGGCGATCGCGGCGCTCGAGGAGGCGCTCGCGTGA
- the rpoC gene encoding DNA-directed RNA polymerase subunit beta': protein MKDIFNFFEKPKDPLSFSAMRISLASPDKIRQWSHGEVKKPETINYRTFKPERDGLFCAKIFGPVKDYECNCGKYKRMKHRGVVCEKCGVEVIQSKVRRERLGHITLATPVAHIWFLKSLPSRIGNLLDITLKDLEKVLYCESYIVIDPKESTLQRGELLSEDRYGKLLDELGEDAFLAGMGGEAVLQLLRAIEVNSLSELLRKEMREATSDAKRKKIAKRLKVVEAFVESGNKPDWMMLEVIPVIPPDLRPLVPLDGGRFATSDLNDLYRRVINRNNRLKRLQELNAPDIIIRNEKRMLQEAVDALFDNGRRGKTITGPNKRPLKSLSDMLKGKQGRFRQNLLGKRVDYSGRSVIVVGPELKLHQCGLPKIMALELFKPFIYNKLEEKGYVTTIKSAKKMVEKERPEVWDILDDVIREHPVLLNRAPTLHRLGIQAFEPVLIEGKAIQLHPLVCTAFNADFDGDQMAVHVPLSIEAQMEARVLMMSTNNILSPAHGKPIIVPSQDIVLGIYYMTRERAFAKGEGKTFASPQEVRAAYDQGEIELQAKITVRMDGKRVDTTTGRVLLFDIIPKRLTFDAINKVMDKKQLQNLIDLTYRLCGEKETVLLADRVRSMGYGNATKAGISIALSNMHIPRKKGALLDRASAEVADIENQYTEGLITKGERYNKVIDIWAQVTEEVAQEMMTEIGTETAVGIGKDGKREERRQPSFNPIYIMADSGARGSAQQIRQLAGMRGLMAKPSGEIIETPITANFREGLNVLQYFISTHGARKGLADTALKTANSGYLTRRLVDVAQDAIITEYDCGAMDGITLGSLVEGGEIIEPMGERILGRVALEDIVDPFSSAVLVKANEEIDEAKVKAIENAGIDKVRIRSVLTCQARRGICVECYGRDLARGRKVNIGEAVGVIAAQSIGEPGTQLTMRTFHIGGAASRRAEQSTVENRNPGVVKFSNVNVAKKKDGTLIVMNRNGEIIVADDQGRERERYGVVYGAKVLVREGQKIEGNTLLAEWDPYSMPIITEVAGRVKYGDLVDGVTYTEQLDEVTGLARKVVIASKDPDARPRVSIKDDKGQTRNLPNSEAQARYMLPEGANIVVNDGDEVDAGEIIAKMPRETMKTKDITGGLPRVAELFEARKPKEHAVISEIDGVVSFGKDTKGKRKVVITPEVDGKLRGDLGKEYLIGKGKHISVHQGDRVRAGEALMDGAANPHDILKVLGEKELAHYMVDEVQEVYRLQGVKINDKHIETIVRQMLRRVRISDVGDTSFLSDEQVEKFVFEEENDKVMAAGGKPAQGEPLLLGITKASLSTESFISASSFQETTKVLTEAAISGKVDHLRGLKENVIMGRLIPAGTGLGAYKHLDIEVETPVDAVEQAEEALAVAGED from the coding sequence GTGAAGGACATCTTCAATTTCTTCGAGAAGCCGAAGGACCCGCTCTCGTTCTCGGCCATGCGCATCTCGCTGGCCAGCCCGGACAAGATCCGGCAGTGGTCGCACGGCGAGGTCAAGAAGCCGGAGACGATCAACTACCGCACGTTCAAGCCGGAGCGGGACGGCCTCTTCTGCGCGAAGATCTTCGGCCCCGTGAAGGACTACGAGTGCAACTGCGGCAAGTACAAGCGCATGAAGCACCGCGGGGTGGTGTGCGAGAAGTGCGGCGTCGAGGTGATCCAGTCCAAGGTGCGCCGCGAGCGCCTCGGGCACATCACGCTCGCCACGCCGGTGGCGCACATCTGGTTCCTGAAGAGCCTGCCGAGCCGCATCGGCAACCTGCTCGACATCACGCTCAAGGACCTGGAGAAGGTCCTGTACTGTGAGTCGTACATCGTCATCGACCCCAAGGAGTCCACGCTCCAGCGGGGCGAGCTCCTCTCCGAGGACCGCTACGGCAAGCTCCTCGACGAGCTGGGCGAGGACGCCTTCCTGGCCGGCATGGGCGGCGAGGCCGTCCTGCAGCTCCTGCGCGCCATCGAGGTGAACTCGCTCTCCGAGCTGCTCCGCAAGGAGATGCGCGAGGCCACCAGCGACGCCAAGCGGAAGAAGATCGCGAAGCGCCTCAAGGTGGTCGAGGCCTTCGTCGAGTCGGGCAACAAGCCCGACTGGATGATGCTCGAGGTCATCCCGGTCATCCCGCCCGACCTGCGCCCGCTGGTGCCGCTCGACGGCGGCCGCTTCGCGACCTCGGACCTCAACGACCTCTACCGGCGCGTCATCAACCGCAACAACCGCCTGAAGCGGCTCCAGGAGCTGAACGCCCCCGACATCATCATCCGCAACGAGAAGCGGATGCTGCAGGAGGCGGTGGACGCGCTCTTCGACAACGGGCGCCGCGGCAAGACCATCACCGGCCCGAACAAGCGCCCGCTCAAGTCGCTCTCCGACATGCTGAAGGGCAAGCAGGGCCGGTTCCGCCAGAACCTGCTCGGCAAGCGCGTCGACTACTCGGGCCGCTCCGTCATCGTGGTCGGCCCCGAGCTCAAGCTGCACCAGTGCGGCCTGCCGAAGATCATGGCGCTCGAGCTGTTCAAGCCGTTCATCTACAACAAGCTCGAGGAGAAGGGGTACGTCACCACCATCAAGAGCGCGAAGAAGATGGTGGAGAAGGAGCGCCCCGAGGTCTGGGACATCCTCGACGACGTGATCCGCGAGCACCCGGTGCTCCTGAACCGCGCCCCGACCCTGCACCGCCTCGGCATCCAGGCGTTCGAGCCGGTCCTCATCGAGGGCAAGGCGATCCAGCTCCACCCGCTCGTCTGCACCGCCTTCAACGCCGACTTCGACGGCGACCAGATGGCGGTCCACGTGCCGCTCTCCATCGAGGCTCAGATGGAGGCGCGCGTGCTCATGATGAGCACGAACAACATCCTCTCGCCCGCGCACGGCAAGCCCATCATCGTGCCGAGCCAGGACATCGTGCTCGGCATCTACTACATGACGCGCGAGCGTGCCTTCGCCAAGGGCGAGGGCAAGACCTTCGCGTCGCCGCAGGAGGTCCGCGCCGCCTACGACCAGGGCGAGATCGAGCTGCAGGCGAAGATCACCGTCCGCATGGACGGCAAGCGCGTCGACACCACGACCGGGCGCGTGCTGCTCTTCGACATCATCCCGAAGCGGCTGACCTTCGACGCCATCAACAAGGTGATGGACAAGAAGCAGCTCCAGAACCTCATCGACCTCACCTACCGCCTGTGCGGGGAGAAGGAGACCGTCCTCCTCGCCGACCGCGTGCGGTCCATGGGCTACGGCAACGCGACCAAGGCCGGCATCTCGATCGCGCTGTCGAACATGCACATCCCTCGGAAGAAGGGCGCCCTGCTCGACCGCGCCAGCGCCGAGGTGGCGGACATCGAGAACCAGTACACCGAGGGTCTCATCACCAAGGGCGAGCGGTACAACAAGGTCATCGACATCTGGGCGCAGGTCACCGAGGAGGTGGCCCAGGAGATGATGACCGAGATCGGGACCGAGACCGCCGTCGGGATCGGCAAGGACGGGAAGCGCGAGGAGCGCCGCCAGCCGTCCTTCAACCCGATCTACATCATGGCCGACTCGGGAGCCCGCGGCTCCGCCCAGCAGATCCGCCAGCTGGCCGGCATGCGCGGCCTCATGGCCAAGCCCTCGGGCGAGATCATCGAGACGCCGATCACCGCCAACTTCCGCGAGGGCCTCAACGTCCTCCAGTACTTCATCTCGACGCACGGCGCCCGCAAGGGCCTCGCCGACACGGCGCTCAAGACGGCCAACTCCGGCTACCTGACCCGCCGCCTGGTCGACGTGGCGCAGGACGCCATCATCACCGAGTACGACTGCGGCGCGATGGACGGCATCACCCTCGGCTCCCTGGTGGAGGGCGGCGAGATCATCGAGCCCATGGGCGAGCGCATCCTCGGCCGCGTGGCGCTGGAGGACATCGTCGACCCGTTCTCGAGCGCGGTGCTGGTGAAGGCGAACGAGGAGATCGACGAGGCCAAGGTCAAGGCGATCGAGAACGCCGGCATCGACAAGGTGCGCATCCGCTCGGTGCTGACCTGCCAGGCGCGGCGCGGCATCTGCGTCGAGTGCTACGGGCGAGACCTCGCCCGCGGGCGGAAGGTGAACATCGGCGAGGCGGTCGGCGTCATCGCCGCCCAGTCGATCGGCGAGCCGGGCACCCAGCTCACCATGCGCACCTTCCACATCGGCGGCGCGGCCTCCCGGCGCGCCGAGCAGTCCACGGTGGAGAACCGCAACCCCGGCGTCGTGAAGTTCTCGAACGTGAACGTGGCCAAGAAGAAGGATGGCACGCTCATCGTCATGAACCGCAACGGCGAGATCATCGTCGCCGACGACCAGGGCCGCGAGCGCGAGCGCTACGGCGTGGTCTACGGCGCCAAGGTGCTGGTCCGCGAGGGGCAGAAGATCGAGGGCAACACGCTGCTCGCCGAGTGGGATCCCTACTCGATGCCGATCATCACCGAGGTGGCCGGCCGCGTGAAGTACGGCGACCTCGTCGACGGCGTCACCTACACCGAGCAGCTCGACGAGGTGACCGGCCTCGCCCGCAAGGTGGTCATCGCCTCGAAGGACCCCGACGCGCGCCCGCGCGTGTCGATCAAGGACGACAAGGGCCAGACGCGCAACCTGCCCAACTCCGAGGCGCAGGCGCGCTACATGCTGCCCGAGGGCGCCAACATCGTGGTGAACGACGGCGACGAGGTCGACGCCGGCGAGATCATCGCCAAGATGCCGCGCGAGACCATGAAGACGAAGGACATCACCGGCGGTCTGCCGCGGGTGGCCGAGCTCTTCGAGGCCCGCAAGCCCAAGGAGCACGCCGTCATCTCCGAGATCGACGGCGTGGTGAGCTTCGGCAAGGACACCAAGGGCAAGCGCAAGGTCGTCATCACGCCCGAGGTGGACGGCAAGCTCCGCGGCGACCTGGGCAAGGAGTACCTGATCGGCAAGGGCAAGCACATCAGCGTGCACCAGGGCGACCGCGTCCGCGCCGGCGAGGCGCTCATGGACGGCGCCGCCAACCCGCACGACATCCTGAAGGTGCTCGGGGAGAAGGAGCTCGCGCACTACATGGTGGACGAGGTGCAGGAGGTCTACCGGCTCCAGGGCGTGAAGATCAACGACAAGCACATCGAGACCATCGTGCGGCAGATGCTGCGCCGCGTGCGGATCTCCGACGTGGGCGACACGAGCTTCCTCTCCGACGAGCAGGTCGAGAAGTTCGTGTTCGAGGAGGAGAACGACAAGGTGATGGCGGCCGGCGGGAAGCCGGCGCAGGGCGAGCCGCTGCTGCTCGGCATCACCAAGGCCTCGCTCTCCACCGAGTCGTTCATCTCGGCGTCCTCGTTCCAGGAGACGACCAAGGTGCTCACCGAGGCCGCCATCAGCGGCAAGGTGGACCACCTCCGCGGCCTCAAGGAGAACGTCATCATGGGCCGGCTCATCCCCGCCGGCACCGGGCTCGGCGCCTACAAGCACCTCGACATCGAGGTCGAGACGCCGGTCGACGCGGTGGAGCAGGCCGAGGAAGCGCTGGCGGTCGCCGGCGAGGACTAG
- a CDS encoding sigma-70 family RNA polymerase sigma factor gives MRTATPQRSSREFEELAPYLKAVRDYPPLTREDEHALALRARRGEGSAKQKLVRHNLAFVVAIARKQRRGTVRLDDLIQEGNVGLMRAVEKFDPHAGTRFSTYAVWWIRAYIGKYLKEARSTVRPQSGTVAQPDLSLDSAIDEEGDVTHLERIEDDGPGPEDTYLSAEGDREVRDALGKVRKRIGELGWDIVHNRLQQDSPKTLEEIGKRWGVSRERVRQVELKTKQFLNRYLEPVGHDSDLESAA, from the coding sequence ATGAGGACTGCCACCCCCCAGCGCAGCAGCAGAGAGTTCGAGGAGCTCGCCCCGTACCTCAAGGCCGTGCGCGACTACCCGCCGTTGACGCGCGAGGACGAGCACGCGCTCGCGCTGCGCGCTCGCCGCGGCGAGGGCTCCGCGAAGCAGAAGCTGGTCCGCCACAACCTCGCGTTCGTGGTCGCCATCGCCCGCAAGCAGCGCCGCGGGACGGTCCGGCTCGACGACCTCATCCAGGAGGGCAACGTCGGGCTCATGCGCGCGGTCGAGAAGTTCGATCCGCACGCCGGGACCCGCTTCTCGACCTACGCGGTGTGGTGGATCCGCGCCTACATCGGGAAGTACCTCAAGGAGGCGCGCTCCACCGTGCGGCCGCAGAGCGGCACGGTCGCGCAGCCGGACCTCTCGCTCGACAGCGCCATCGACGAGGAGGGGGACGTCACCCACCTCGAGCGCATCGAGGACGACGGCCCCGGGCCGGAGGACACCTACCTCTCGGCCGAGGGCGACCGCGAGGTGCGCGACGCGCTCGGCAAGGTGCGCAAGCGGATCGGCGAGCTGGGCTGGGACATCGTCCACAACCGGCTGCAGCAGGACTCGCCCAAGACGCTGGAGGAGATCGGCAAGCGCTGGGGCGTGTCGCGCGAGCGCGTCCGCCAGGTCGAGCTCAAGACGAAGCAGTTCCTGAACCGGTACCTCGAGCCGGTCGGGCACGACTCCGACCTGGAGAGCGCCGCCTAG